The nucleotide sequence CGATATTACCGGGGCGGTACTGCAGATTCTGCTGGGTATTATGCTGCTGTCCTTTTACCACCCGTTTTTCATCGCTTTCGGTTTCCTTACCATCACGATCATTGTCCTCATTGTCTATTTCAACGGCCCCAAAGGCTTACAGACCAGCTTGGTGGAGTCAAAGTACAAGTACAAGGTAGCCCAATGGCTGGAAGACATTGCCCGGTCGCTCTATACTTTCAAGCTTTCGGGAACGGCAAACCTCCCCATGGAAAAAATGGACGGGCTGGTGAACAACTATTTGGTGTACCGCAAAAAGCACTTCAAGATTCTTAAAATTTTCTTCTGGAATGCCGTCGCTTTCAAAACGCTGGTGATTGGCGGAATGCTGATCCTAGGTACCTTCCTGGTGGTGGACCGACAGATATCACTAGGGCAGTTTGTGGCAACAGAAATCATTATTGTACTATTGACCAATTCGGTAGAAAAACTCATTCAGAGCATTGACAATATATTCGACGCCCTGACGGCCGTAGAAAAACTAGGGTACGTGACGGACATGCCGCTGGAACGTGAACAGGGGTTCCGCTTTGCGCCTGTCGATTACACCGAAGGGCTATACCTGGAAGTATCCGACCTGCACTATCACTACGAAGGTCGCAACTCCCCCGCCCTCAATGGCGTTTCGTTTTCTCTTGCACCTGGCGACTCCGTCTGCCTTACCGGTTCCAACGGTTCGGGCAAGAACACCCTGATCCGCGTACTGTCGGGGCTACTCAGGGATTACAAAGGCGGTATTACGTTCAATGGTATTTCCATGCGTGACCTCAATGTGGTAAGCTTACGTACCTACATCGAACAGAACATCGCCGTGGACGATATTTTTGAGGGATCAATTCTGGAAAACATCACCATGGGCCGCAATCAGATCAGCCTGGCCGACCTGGAATGGGCATTACAGTTGCTTGACCTTACGGATTATATCAGTAAGCTGCCCGATGGGCTCAGTACCACCATGCTTCCGGGAGGACGGCGGTTTTCAGAGAGTTTCATCGCCAGGGTTACGCTGGCCCGTTGCATCGTTACAAAACCCAAGATTCTGATGATCAATGATTTTCTGCATAGCCTAACGCCCAGGGAAAGGCATGTACTAACCAAAGCTCTGACCCATAAAAATAATCCCTGGTCATTGATTATGTTATCCAATGATCCCGCCGTTATGCAACAGTGTGATCGCATCCTGATTATGGATGCCGGCACAATCGTTGCAACCGGCCCATACGATAGGGTGAAAGCGAACCCGGTTTTCGTAGCCCATTTTGAATGAAATGTTGAATCGACTGAACTGATAGAACTTCCGGTTTTTTCAACAAAATCCTACTGAATCAAGATGCTCAACATCTCCCGAAACCGAGTCAACGACGAAATGGTGGACAAGTACCAACTGCACGCATTGGGTACCTTGTCCACGCCCAAAACCGCCCGCCGGTTTGCCCGCTGGATGCAGGGGATAATCCTGATGCTGGTCGTGATCCTCTTCCTACCCTGGCAGCAGAACATTTCGGGCACGGGCAGCGTCACGGCGCTTTCTACCCAGGATCGGCCCCAGACTGTCCAGAACATCGTGGGAGGCCGCATCGAGGCCTGGTATGTGCAGGAAGGTGATTATGTCAAAGCCGGGGACACATTGGCCATCCTCTCCGAAACGAAAGACGAGTACATCGATCCCCAGGTACTTCCCCGGATACAGGAACAGATTGAAGCCAAGAAACAGGGCATAACGGGTTATGAAAACAAAGTAGCCGCCCTCGGTCAGCAGTTGGTTGCCTTGGAAGATGCTCTGGGTCTGAGCCTGAACAAAGCCCGGAATAAACTTAAACAGTCGCAGATGAAGGTAGTTAGCGATAGCACCGATTTGGTGGCGGTGAAGATTAATTACGAAATCACAAAAAACCGGCTAGGCCGCTACGAAGAGGGCTACAAATCGGGTCTTTTTTCTCTCACCGATTTAGAATCGAGGCGCTTGAAAGCTCAGGAAGAAGCAGCGAAGGTAGTTTCGCAACAAAACAAACTCGATATAGCACGCCAGGAACTCCTCAATGCCCGGATCGAACTGGGGTCATTGCAGGCCGAGTATCGGGAGAAATTGGCTAAAGCCCGTTCTGACCGTAGTTCGGCTATTTCAAGTCAGGCCGAAGCAGCGTCTGAATTATCTAAGCTGCAAAACAAATACGCCAGTGTGGCGATTCGACAGGGAAATTATGTGGTCAGGGCGCCCCAGTCGGGCTATGTGGTGCGCGCGATGAAGGCGGGGCTCGGCGAAACCATCAAAGAAGGCGAAACCATCGCGACGCTCCAGCCAGAAAACCCCGCAATAGCCGTGGAACTCTACGTAAATCCAATGGATGTAGCCCTGGTCTCACCAGGTCGCGAGGTGAGATTGGAATTCGACGGTTGGCCCGCTTTGCAATTTGCGGGCTGGCCGGGTATTTCAGTGGGTACCTTTGGTGGAAAAGTGGCCGTCATAGACCGCATCGGGAGTGCCAACGGTAAGTTCCGCTTGCTGGTACGACCCAAACCCGGCGAGGAATGGCCTGCCGCCATCCGTCAGGGGTCAGGGGTTTATGGCTGGGTGATGCTCTCCGACGTACCCATCTGGTACGAGATCTGGCGGCAATTGAACGGTTTCCCTCCCAATCTTAACCAAAGTGAGATTGACAAAATAACGACCAAGTCTTCGGCAGATGGAAAGAAAAAATAATGAAAACGGCCAGTAAATTCATCCTCTTGTTTTTCTGGGTCCATACCGCCTGGGGCCAGGATTCCCTGGTTTTTACCTACCAGACCTATTACGAACAGATTGTGGCCCACCACCCTGTGATCAAACTCAGCGGATTGATCACGGAATCAGCCCAGCGGGAACTGCTGATCGCCAGGGGTGGCTTCGACCCCAAACTCGAAGGCTCATTTGACCGCAAAGTGTACAAGGCCAAGGAGTACTTCAACCGGGGCGATGTTTTCCTGAAAGTACCCGTTTGGCTGGGAGGGGCCGATCTCAAACTCGGCTACGACCGCAACGTAGGCGAGACTCTCAGCGACGATATCCGCACCGGACCCGAAGGCATCTCTTACATAGGCCTGACCGTCCCCATCGGGCAGGGGCTGTTCATCGACAATCGCCGGACAACGCTCCGGCAGGCCCGCCTGTTTCAGGACGTGGCCGATGCAGAGCGGGTCAAAATGATTAACAAGATTGTCCTGACCGCCGCCAAAGACTACTGGAATTGGTACTTCTCCTACCGCCAATATGCGTTGTCCGCTGAATTCTATAAATTGGCCGACACTAGGTACCGCGCCGTCCGTCAACGTACCCAGTTGGGCGAGGCCGCTGCCATCGATACCGTGGAGGCTCTTGTCACATTGCAGGACCGTCAGGTGATGCTCCAGCAGTCGGAACTGGAACTCCGCAATGCCCGGCTGCTGCTTTCCAATCACCTGTGGGGACAGGACCAACTACCCCGAGAGCTACCCGAAGCAGCCATTCCGCAAGGTACGGCTGGACGAATTATCAGTGCAGGAGAACTCGACACCCTGCTGCGCATGGCACGACAGCGCCATCCTGAACTTCTCAAATTTGAGGCCAAGAGTCAGCAGCTTCGGCTCGATGAACGACTCGGCCGCGAAATGCTGAAACCTACCGTGAATCTACAAGCTGCTACGTTGTACAAAGGTCTTTCACTGAACGGCACCGAAAGCAATACGGGTCTGTTCAACCTGAGCAATAACTATAAATTCATGGTGGATCTCTACTTTCCCATCTTCCTAAGGAAAGAACGGGGAAAATTGCAGCAAATCCGGATCAAGCAGATGCAAAATGAGTTAGAGCAGAAGCAGGTACAACGGGAGATAGCCAATGAAATAGCCGCTGCCTTCAATGATGTCAAAAATCTGGAAGCTCAGATTCTGACGCAAACCAGATCCCTTCAGAATCAGGAAATACTCCTCAGGCTTGAATTACAAAAATTTGAGCTGGGTGAAAGCTCGCTTTTTCTGGTTAATAGCCGGGAATCAAAACTTAACGAATTCAAGGTCAAAATCGAGTCGCTGCGTGCCAAATACGAAAAAGCCCTGGCGGTTTTGCTATTTGCATCGGGTGTAAGTAGTTGGGATACGTTTTGATTGGATTGGCAGTGAAGGTACCCCTTGGGTGTCTTTTTTTTGATGAGCTTTGGTAGGGGGACTAACCCATTCCCGATTTGCCCGTATCTTCGCGCAATCCATCCTGAACGAGTACCTATGTTAAGAATTCTATTGATTATTTTCGTCACCGCCACTACGGCTTTTTCCCAACCGCTCACTTCTACCCTGCGCGGTACTGTGAAAGACTCGGATACCGGCAAACCTCTGGCTGGAGCTTCTATTCAGATCATGGGGAGCGACCAGGGTACCTTAACCGATACTGAAGGAAATTTCCGATTCGACCAGCTTTCGGTCGGACGTTATAATCTAAAAATAACGTACCTCGGATACGAAACAGTCGCTCTCCCTGAGCTACTGCTGGAGTCAGGCAAGGAAAAGGTAGTATTAGTCGGCCTTAGCCAGGCGGGGCGTCAGCTGGAGGAAGCCATTGTGCGCAGCACCCGCCCGATCGCCTTCAACAGCATCCAGACCATTACGACCGAGCAGACTCTGCGGTACGCCGCAACCTACCTCGACCCCGCCCGACTGACTACCTCCTTCCCCGGCGTGGCCACCTCCAATGATCAGGCCAACGGGCTGGTGATTCGAGGGAACTCGCCCAACGGAATGCAGTGGCGGCTGGAAGGCGTCGAAATTGTGAACCCCAATCATACGTCCAATGCCGGTACCTTCAGCGACCGCGCCACCCAAACGGGTGGGGGAGTCAATATCTTGAGTACCCAGTTGCTGTCCGATTCATATTTTCTATCAGGAGCATTCCCCGCCGAATACGGAAATGCTTTGTCGGGGGTGCTGGATATGCGTCTCCGGCAGGGTAACAACGAAAAAACCGAGTTTACCGCCCAGGCCGGACTCATTGGTTTCGACCTGGCCGCCGAAGGGCCCTTTTCCAAAAAATCAAAGGCTTCCTACCTGGTCAATTACCGCTACTCGTTCACCGGACTGCTAGCGGCATTGGGGGTGAGTTTCGGTGGTGAAGACATCAGCTACCAGGATTTGTCTTTCAATATTTCACTGCCTACCCAAAAAGGCGGAGATTTTACCGTCTTTGGCATGGGGGGTATGAGTAGTAATATATTCAAAGCCAGCCGCGACACCAGCGAATGGGTCTATCAGAAAGATGGATACGATATTGATTTTAAAAGTAAAATGGGAGCCCTCGGTATAACCCATTCAATTCAGTTAGGTGCAAAAACCGCCTTGAAAACGGTACTGGTAGCCTCTGCCTTGGAAAATTCCCGGACGGGCTACATGCATTCGATGTCCAATACCGACAACCGGTTCCTGACTGAACAGGATGCCAATACCAAAACCCGACTGTCTTTCACCACCTCCCTTAGTCACAGATTCAACGCCAGCCATTTAATTAAAGCGGGAGCTTTTCTTACTTACCAGGCGGACAGTGTAAAATCGATTATCCGGGACGAGGTTTCGGAGGGCAGACTTCAGGGCCTCATCGTGCAACCCTACCTGTCGTGGCAGTGGAAGCCTGTCCCGCGGCTTACGGCCGACATTGGCCTGCATTATCTGCATTATACCTACAATGGCACCCAATCTCTGGAACCCCGAGCAGCCCTTCGTTTCCAGGCGAATGCCATGCAGTCTTTCAGTTTCTCCTACGGTCTGCACAGTCAATTGCAGCAGCCAGCGGTTTATCTTTCGGTAATTCAAGTCGGCAAGGGCCAGGACCCTCAACCCAACCGGAAACTGGCCCCTACCCGCGCGCACCATTTCGTCGTGGGCTATCAGCGGAATTTCAGTAGTTCGGCCAATCTGAAAGTAGAGGCGTACTTGCAAAATATCTTCGATGTACCCGTTTTTGCCGGCGATCCCACACTCGTTGAGCGTCCCCTACCGACGTTCTCGACGCTGAATCTGGTGGAAGGATTTGTGCATCTACCCCTCCAAAATTCTGGAACAGGCCGCAATTACGGGATAGAAGCCAGCTATCAGAAGTACCTGACCCACGATTTTTATCTGCTGGTATCAGGTTCGCTCTATAACTCCACCTACGTGGCAGGGGATGGCATGCGACGAAGTACCCGCTACAACGGAAACCATACGTTCAGCCTCACTACCGGCCGCGAGCTCAAAACGCAGAAAAACGGTAGCTGGGGTTTGAATGCAAGGATACTGTGGATGGGCGGTTTTCGTGACACCCCCATCAACGTGGATGCCTCCCGGGAGCAGGGTACCACCGTCTATGCCCTGAAAGATGCGTTTAGTCTTAAAATGAGGGATTATTTTCGGCCTGATCTCCGTATTTATTGGAAGAAAAACCACCCGGGATATAGCCGTACCCTCGCCCTGGACATCCAGAATATCAGCGGTACCCAAAACGAAGCGTACAGTTATTATGACATTCTGCAACGCCAGCTCGTTAAAAAGTATCAACTGGGTCTGATTCCTATTCTGAGCTACCGATGGGAGTTTTAGTACCCTTGAAAATTAAATTTTGTAAAGATCTATTTATTAACAACATAGAAACCTTTTTACCAACAGCCATAGGCCATCAGCCTATTCCATGAACTTTTCCTGGATGAATTTTGTAAGACTTATCTGGAAGTGAGTATTCCTCCTCACTTCTCGTTCCAAATAATCTTGGGGGGCGACTGGTTTTGACAGCGGGTTGGAGGTTTGTGTAAGCATGTCGGGAGTTGAGGGTACCTTCCGTAACCAATGCCTTTCAAACAATACACGGCGAGTATAACTACGCCATGGCTGCCTAATCTGATAGATTAGACAATTTGCCATCATCCCTCCACCCTACGTGCTGCCGGGTGGATTCAGGGGTGTCGAAACGCAGCGCTGGCTGGAATAGTGATACGAAAAACCAGTGAGACACCAGTATCTAAGGTCGCGATGAAGGTCTGATTTGAACCTTGTCCGGCACGAAAACCGAATCAAAGCTAAACATGTAGAAAGCACAGGGTTCCCCTGTTCTGGACGAGGGTTCGAATCCCTCCGTCTCCACCAACCCTAAATGGCTCGAAGTCAAGCACTTCGAGCCATTTTTGGCATCAGAAAACACCCTTGGTGCCAATTTCGTGCCAGTTACTGATTGAAAAAACGGGCCTTTCCATGCCTAAAAATCTTGAAAAATACCCATTTCGTGAAGCCGTGCTTTCCGATGCAAACGGCGACCTGGCGAAAAAATGGTACATCAATTACTACGCCTGGTCGCAGCAGCAGGGGAAGCTGGTCCGGAAGCGGGTCACGATCAATCACCCCACCGCCAAAGAGCGGTATGCCCAGGCCAAGATCATCATTGAGGCCATCAATACCGAACTGAGGGCGGGCGCTATCGTCGAGCCCATCCCTATCGTGGAACCGGAGATCAGGCCCACGATGGAGCTGAGAAAAGCCGTAGATTTTTTCCTCCAAAGCAAAAGTGCCACGGTAGGCAGGAATACGATGAAGACCTATAAAAAGGATCTGAAGGTTTTCCTGAGCTGGTTGGAGTTGGAGCAAATTGATAAAATCCCCTTAGTCGATTTCGACTTACAGGACGCCTGGGCGTTTTCCGATTTCCTGGATCAGAAACGGATCGCTAAAAAAACCTACAGTAATTTCATCGGTACCCTGCGGGGCATGTGGGCGCACCTGATCGAGCGGCAAATCATCGACGAGAATCCCTTTTTAAAAATCCCCAAGCGCAAGGGGGGACGAAGCCAGCATATCCCCTACCAGCCCTGGCAGGTGCGGGAGTTCAAGCGGATTTGCCTGCACGTCGAGCAGGATGAGCAGCTGTGGCTTTTTGTCAATTTCATCTATTACTGTTTTCTCAGGCCGGGGGCCGAAGCCCGTAATTTGCAAATCCGACACATCAAGAAAAAGACGATCATCGTACCGGGCGACCTGGCCAAGAATAACGAAACCGAACACGTCAGGATTCCGGCAGGACTGGAAGCACTTATTGAGGAGTACAAGCTCCGCTCCTACCCACCCGGCTACTACATCTTCTCGACCGATGGCAAGCCGGGCCCGGAACCCGTCAATGAGCG is from Salmonirosea aquatica and encodes:
- a CDS encoding tyrosine-type recombinase/integrase, which produces MPKNLEKYPFREAVLSDANGDLAKKWYINYYAWSQQQGKLVRKRVTINHPTAKERYAQAKIIIEAINTELRAGAIVEPIPIVEPEIRPTMELRKAVDFFLQSKSATVGRNTMKTYKKDLKVFLSWLELEQIDKIPLVDFDLQDAWAFSDFLDQKRIAKKTYSNFIGTLRGMWAHLIERQIIDENPFLKIPKRKGGRSQHIPYQPWQVREFKRICLHVEQDEQLWLFVNFIYYCFLRPGAEARNLQIRHIKKKTIIVPGDLAKNNETEHVRIPAGLEALIEEYKLRSYPPGYYIFSTDGKPGPEPVNERYFYAHNRKILVKAGFTDQEYDLYGWKHTGVISLYLATKDIKLVQVQCRHKDISTTDIYLRDLGLFLDQDALDIFPDPSKDHG
- a CDS encoding HlyD family secretion protein, whose protein sequence is MLNISRNRVNDEMVDKYQLHALGTLSTPKTARRFARWMQGIILMLVVILFLPWQQNISGTGSVTALSTQDRPQTVQNIVGGRIEAWYVQEGDYVKAGDTLAILSETKDEYIDPQVLPRIQEQIEAKKQGITGYENKVAALGQQLVALEDALGLSLNKARNKLKQSQMKVVSDSTDLVAVKINYEITKNRLGRYEEGYKSGLFSLTDLESRRLKAQEEAAKVVSQQNKLDIARQELLNARIELGSLQAEYREKLAKARSDRSSAISSQAEAASELSKLQNKYASVAIRQGNYVVRAPQSGYVVRAMKAGLGETIKEGETIATLQPENPAIAVELYVNPMDVALVSPGREVRLEFDGWPALQFAGWPGISVGTFGGKVAVIDRIGSANGKFRLLVRPKPGEEWPAAIRQGSGVYGWVMLSDVPIWYEIWRQLNGFPPNLNQSEIDKITTKSSADGKKK
- a CDS encoding peptidase domain-containing ABC transporter, which gives rise to MNSQLIQSICQQLASAFESKNIPQREQYDSLHLTQYSVQDLPLFIGDLITKARDYDLTLISSHTPAPNLPDLAQNANSPILYFEKTSTGVTPVLRGKKLDGSTLSITFQPTGEVQNVASPIRDPYLWQNTSQKSKNGQALYITAFPMESLVSENTLASRVPLSPVQRFFRLLAKEKKDIGYIYLYAIVIGLISLSLPLGIQALINLISGGMVFSSVYLLLFVVIGGVLVSGIMQIIQITLVEILQQRIFAKAAFEFTYRIPRVKAESLLGYYPPELMNRFFDILTVQKSLPKILIDITGAVLQILLGIMLLSFYHPFFIAFGFLTITIIVLIVYFNGPKGLQTSLVESKYKYKVAQWLEDIARSLYTFKLSGTANLPMEKMDGLVNNYLVYRKKHFKILKIFFWNAVAFKTLVIGGMLILGTFLVVDRQISLGQFVATEIIIVLLTNSVEKLIQSIDNIFDALTAVEKLGYVTDMPLEREQGFRFAPVDYTEGLYLEVSDLHYHYEGRNSPALNGVSFSLAPGDSVCLTGSNGSGKNTLIRVLSGLLRDYKGGITFNGISMRDLNVVSLRTYIEQNIAVDDIFEGSILENITMGRNQISLADLEWALQLLDLTDYISKLPDGLSTTMLPGGRRFSESFIARVTLARCIVTKPKILMINDFLHSLTPRERHVLTKALTHKNNPWSLIMLSNDPAVMQQCDRILIMDAGTIVATGPYDRVKANPVFVAHFE
- a CDS encoding TonB-dependent receptor translates to MLRILLIIFVTATTAFSQPLTSTLRGTVKDSDTGKPLAGASIQIMGSDQGTLTDTEGNFRFDQLSVGRYNLKITYLGYETVALPELLLESGKEKVVLVGLSQAGRQLEEAIVRSTRPIAFNSIQTITTEQTLRYAATYLDPARLTTSFPGVATSNDQANGLVIRGNSPNGMQWRLEGVEIVNPNHTSNAGTFSDRATQTGGGVNILSTQLLSDSYFLSGAFPAEYGNALSGVLDMRLRQGNNEKTEFTAQAGLIGFDLAAEGPFSKKSKASYLVNYRYSFTGLLAALGVSFGGEDISYQDLSFNISLPTQKGGDFTVFGMGGMSSNIFKASRDTSEWVYQKDGYDIDFKSKMGALGITHSIQLGAKTALKTVLVASALENSRTGYMHSMSNTDNRFLTEQDANTKTRLSFTTSLSHRFNASHLIKAGAFLTYQADSVKSIIRDEVSEGRLQGLIVQPYLSWQWKPVPRLTADIGLHYLHYTYNGTQSLEPRAALRFQANAMQSFSFSYGLHSQLQQPAVYLSVIQVGKGQDPQPNRKLAPTRAHHFVVGYQRNFSSSANLKVEAYLQNIFDVPVFAGDPTLVERPLPTFSTLNLVEGFVHLPLQNSGTGRNYGIEASYQKYLTHDFYLLVSGSLYNSTYVAGDGMRRSTRYNGNHTFSLTTGRELKTQKNGSWGLNARILWMGGFRDTPINVDASREQGTTVYALKDAFSLKMRDYFRPDLRIYWKKNHPGYSRTLALDIQNISGTQNEAYSYYDILQRQLVKKYQLGLIPILSYRWEF
- a CDS encoding TolC family protein — encoded protein: MKTASKFILLFFWVHTAWGQDSLVFTYQTYYEQIVAHHPVIKLSGLITESAQRELLIARGGFDPKLEGSFDRKVYKAKEYFNRGDVFLKVPVWLGGADLKLGYDRNVGETLSDDIRTGPEGISYIGLTVPIGQGLFIDNRRTTLRQARLFQDVADAERVKMINKIVLTAAKDYWNWYFSYRQYALSAEFYKLADTRYRAVRQRTQLGEAAAIDTVEALVTLQDRQVMLQQSELELRNARLLLSNHLWGQDQLPRELPEAAIPQGTAGRIISAGELDTLLRMARQRHPELLKFEAKSQQLRLDERLGREMLKPTVNLQAATLYKGLSLNGTESNTGLFNLSNNYKFMVDLYFPIFLRKERGKLQQIRIKQMQNELEQKQVQREIANEIAAAFNDVKNLEAQILTQTRSLQNQEILLRLELQKFELGESSLFLVNSRESKLNEFKVKIESLRAKYEKALAVLLFASGVSSWDTF